The Acetobacter oryzifermentans genomic interval GCCCCGAGAACGAGCGATATGGTTCCAGCGCACCAGCTCATCTGGGAATGCTCTGACGGAAAGGCGGGAAGTGCGAGGTGTAGGCATACTTGGTCTCCTTGCTTAAGAGGGGGTCAACGGGGGAGATTTCTCTCCCTTGCCAGCTGTCGAATGCACCCGGAACGGGTAGCCATTTGACACTGCTGGCTCCTTTTAAAGATAACCTAGTCAGATACCCGATTTCCCGTTTTTGTTTTTATGCAAGGAACGATAAAAGAATAAAATATTAACGATTAAAATTGAGAAGCCTTCTGGTCCAATGTGAATGGAAGGCTATAGAATATTTGCTTCCACCTCATGTCGGACATACAGCTATCCAGATCGCTTTCTGCATAGCAGACATGATCATTGCAAATCTCTGTTACTGCTTGGGGCCTTAAACGGACTGGCCGGATATGAAGCGAAAACTGTTGATAACGGACACTCACCGGGCCGTGTGTAGGTCAAGTTTCATGCGCCAACTTTCTGGCTGATTGCTTCTGTCTTTAATCGTCAAAGCGCGCACAGGCAGTATCTGCTGGACCGTGAGTAGAGGGCTGGGGCGCTGTCTCGGCTCAGGTGCCCGGACATCGAAGGCAGTGACACAACAGCCCGAATACAAGGAGCGACACGCCCAAAGCTAGTGCGATCTCATCAGAACTCTGAAATTGCTCGGAATTCCCGCCTTGTAGGAATTCGCAATTTTCCATAAAAATCTCAAAAGGGATGATTTTGAGAAAATAATTCGCATGGCAGCTGACATCATGACCATTGATGAAGTCGCCGACTATCTTAGAATCAACAGGAAAACCGCTTACCGTTTTGCTGCCGACAGCGAGTTGCCCGGCTCCAGGGTTGGCGGCACCTAGCGGTTTCGGCGCATGGATATTGAGGGCTGGATCGAGCGTGAAGCCAGTCCGAAGAAGGATAAAGAGAGATGACCGGCCAGGAACAACGTGCAGCGCTACAACGGAAAATCTGGGACATCGCGAACGATGTGCGCGGTTCGGTTGATGGCTGGGACTTCAAACAGTATGTCCTTGGCACGCTCTTCTATCGGTTCATCAGCGAGAATTTCGCCGCATATATCGAGGCGGATGACGAGAGCATCGACTATGCTGCTTTATCCGATGATGTCATCACTGATGACATTAAGGACGACGCTATCAAGACCAAGGGCTATTTCATTTACCCCAGCCAGCTGTTCGCCAATGTGGCGGACGACGCCAACACGAATGACAGCCTGAACACTGATCTGGCGCAGATCTTTGCGGCTATTGAATCCTCGGCCAATGGCTATCCGTCTGAGCAGGACATCAGGGGCCTGTTCGCCGATTTCGACACGACCAGCACGCGCCTAGGCAATACCGTCACGGAAAAAAATAGCCGATTAGCCAAGGTGCTTAAGCGCGTTGCGGAACTGGATTTCGGAGATTTCCACAACAGCCAGATTGACCTGTTCGGCGATGCCTATGAGTTCCTGATCTCGAATTATGCCGCCAATGCGGGCAAGTCTGGTGGAGAGTTCTTCACACCGCAGCATGTCTCAAAGCTCATCGCGCAGCTTGCCATGCACGGGCAGAAAAAGGTCAACAAGATTTACGACCCGGCCTGTGGGTCCGGCTCATTGCTGCTGCAAGCCAAGAAGCAGTTCGATGAACACATCATTGAAGAGGGTTTTTTCGGGCAGGAGATCAACCACACGACCTATAACCTCGCCCGCATGAACATGTTCCTGCACAACATTAATTATGACAAGTTCAATATACAGCGCGGTGATACGCTTACCCAGCCGCATTTTCAGGACGACAAGCCCTTTGATGCCATCGTTTCCAACCCACCCTATTCGGTGAAGTGGATCGGTTCGGACGATCCGACCCTGATCAACGATGACCGCTTTGCTCCGGCGGGCGTGCTGGCACCCAAATCAAAGGCCGATTTCGCCTTTGTACTCCATGCGCTCAGCTATCTCTCGGCCAAGGGCCGCGCGGCGATTGTATGCTTCCCTGGGATCTTCTATCGCGACGGTGCGGAGAAGAAGATCCGGCAATATCTGGTTGATAACAACTATGTCGAAACGGTGATCGCGCTCGCCTCCAACCTTTTCTACGGCACGACCATCGCGGTGACGATCCTGGTCCTCGCTAAAAATAAAACCGACACGGCCATCCAATTTATCGACGCAAGTGGCGAAGAGTTTTTCAAGAAGGCTACCAACACCAATCTGATGACGGACCATCACATCGCGCGGGTGATGGAGATTTTTGATCGTAAGGAAGATGTTGATCATGTCGCCGCCTCGGTGCCGTATGAGACCATCGTGGAGCGCGGCTATAACCTCTCGGTCAGCTCCTATGTCGAGCCGCGCGACACGCGCGAGGTTGTGAACATTGATGAGCTAAATGAAGAAATAAGCGCCACTGTTGAGAAGATTGACCGACTGCGCGCCGATATCGACGCCATCATTGCGGAGATCAACGCATGAGCGCGGCGGGCTTTCTGGAGAAGCTGCTCGGTGGGGCTGAGGTGGCTTGGGAGCCTTTGGGGGAAATCGCTTCAGTACAAAGAGGAGCCTCACCCCGGCCAATTTCAAAATTTATAACGAGCGATGAAAATGGTGTCCCGTGGATTAAAATCGGCGACACTGCGCCAAAGTCAAAGTATGTTACTAAAACTGCCGAAAAAATTACGCCAGATGGAGCGAAGAAGTCACGACTTCTCAGTAAAGGCGATTTTATTATCTCCAATTCTATGAGTTTTGGACGGCCTTACATTCTGGGTATCGATGGAGCAATCCACGATGGCTGGGCCTCTGTCAGCGAATTTAAAAGCAAACTAAACTCAGATTTCTTGTACCATTATCTATCATCTCATTCTGTTCAGAATTATTGGCTCACGAAAATCAACAGCGGGTCCGTAAGCAATCTAAATTCTAAGCTTATTCAATCTTTGCTTATCCCCATCCCATGCCCGAATAATCCAGAAAAATCGCTGGCGATACAGGGGGAAATTGTCCGGATTCTCGACAGCTTCACCGAGCTTACCACCGAGCTTACCACCGAGCTTACCCAGCGTAAAAAGCAATACAACCACTACCGCGAACAACTTCTGACCTTCGATGAAGATGAGGTAAAGTGGAAGACAATAGGTGAAGTTTTTGATATGCGTGCAGGCAGGCACATCAATGCAAAAGATATTCAAAGTGAGCCCGACGATCAGCATCAAATTAGATGTTACGGGGGAAATGGTATTCGTGGTTACGTCCAAGAGAAAAGCCATGATGGCGATCACCTCTTAATAGGTCGCCAAGGTGCGTGGTGTGGAAATGTTCAGCGGGAAAAGGGGCAGTTCTATGCAACCGAGCACGCTATTGTTGTCACCGCTGATAAAGGTATGGATGTGGATTGGGCTTTTCACATGCTTTCATTTATGAACCTTAATCAATACGCCTCTACATCGGGCATTCCGGGGCTTGCCGTAGGAAACATTAAAAAGCTGGCTATTCCAGTTCCACCTTTGCGCGAACAAGTTCGAGTTTCCGCAATCCTTGATAAGTTCGACACTTTGACAACTTCGATCAGCGAAGGCTTGCCCCGCGAAATCGAGCTGCGCGAAAAGCAATATGCTTGGTACCGCGATCAGCTGCTGAGCTTTCCCAAGCCTGATGTAGAGTCGGCGTAATTGGGACAGACGCTAACCAAAATCGCTGAAACGCTGCGAGACGCCTCCAAAAAGGTGCAGTTGATTTATGCGTTCAATGCCACCGGCAAAACGCGCCTTTCGCGCGAGTTCAGAAAGCTGATCGACCCGAAGATCGAGGAGCAGGACGACGGTCGTCGCCCCAAGGTATTATATTATAACGCCTTCACCGAAGACCTGTTCTATTGGGATAATGATCTCGATGGCGACATTAACCGGAAACTCCGCATCCAGCCGAACGCCTTTACCAAGTCAGCCTTTGAAGATCTCGGGCTCGACTTCAATGTCATCACCGTTTTTCAGCAGTATACTCAACGAAACCTGATGCCTCACTTCAATCAGGAGTACATGATTAATGGCAAGGACGGTAAAGAGGTTACCAT includes:
- a CDS encoding helix-turn-helix domain-containing protein encodes the protein MAADIMTIDEVADYLRINRKTAYRFAADSELPGSRVGGT
- a CDS encoding type I restriction-modification system subunit M, which encodes MTGQEQRAALQRKIWDIANDVRGSVDGWDFKQYVLGTLFYRFISENFAAYIEADDESIDYAALSDDVITDDIKDDAIKTKGYFIYPSQLFANVADDANTNDSLNTDLAQIFAAIESSANGYPSEQDIRGLFADFDTTSTRLGNTVTEKNSRLAKVLKRVAELDFGDFHNSQIDLFGDAYEFLISNYAANAGKSGGEFFTPQHVSKLIAQLAMHGQKKVNKIYDPACGSGSLLLQAKKQFDEHIIEEGFFGQEINHTTYNLARMNMFLHNINYDKFNIQRGDTLTQPHFQDDKPFDAIVSNPPYSVKWIGSDDPTLINDDRFAPAGVLAPKSKADFAFVLHALSYLSAKGRAAIVCFPGIFYRDGAEKKIRQYLVDNNYVETVIALASNLFYGTTIAVTILVLAKNKTDTAIQFIDASGEEFFKKATNTNLMTDHHIARVMEIFDRKEDVDHVAASVPYETIVERGYNLSVSSYVEPRDTREVVNIDELNEEISATVEKIDRLRADIDAIIAEINA
- a CDS encoding restriction endonuclease subunit S encodes the protein MSAAGFLEKLLGGAEVAWEPLGEIASVQRGASPRPISKFITSDENGVPWIKIGDTAPKSKYVTKTAEKITPDGAKKSRLLSKGDFIISNSMSFGRPYILGIDGAIHDGWASVSEFKSKLNSDFLYHYLSSHSVQNYWLTKINSGSVSNLNSKLIQSLLIPIPCPNNPEKSLAIQGEIVRILDSFTELTTELTTELTQRKKQYNHYREQLLTFDEDEVKWKTIGEVFDMRAGRHINAKDIQSEPDDQHQIRCYGGNGIRGYVQEKSHDGDHLLIGRQGAWCGNVQREKGQFYATEHAIVVTADKGMDVDWAFHMLSFMNLNQYASTSGIPGLAVGNIKKLAIPVPPLREQVRVSAILDKFDTLTTSISEGLPREIELREKQYAWYRDQLLSFPKPDVESA